In Nitrospira sp., one genomic interval encodes:
- the speB gene encoding agmatinase, giving the protein MTLPSGWLGQSDNFLGIDEPWCHPDQAGVYVLPAPYEHTSSYILGSDQGPSAIIEASQQVELYDETVKSEPYRDWGGVATHASVQLEGRVDGAAVEAIQSFVQPHVGQGKFLVTLTGEHTGALGAIRAHARAYPGMCVLQIDAHGDLRQAYQGNPYSHASVMARVVQDGLPLVQVGVRSISSEEIDLIERTPRIKTFLAASILDPSGPYEGRAARWIPEVVAACSGPVYLTFDCDGLDASLVPALGTPEPGGLGWYDTLALITALANGPGIVGMDISEIAPIEGFVAPQFCIARLIYRMLGRIRAGRRVH; this is encoded by the coding sequence ATGACGCTCCCATCGGGCTGGCTCGGGCAGAGCGACAATTTCCTCGGCATCGACGAGCCTTGGTGTCATCCGGACCAGGCCGGGGTCTACGTGCTGCCGGCCCCCTACGAACATACCTCCAGTTACATCCTCGGGTCTGATCAAGGCCCCTCCGCAATCATCGAAGCGTCCCAGCAGGTCGAGTTGTACGACGAGACCGTGAAGAGCGAGCCCTACCGCGACTGGGGTGGCGTTGCGACGCATGCCAGTGTACAACTCGAGGGTCGGGTAGATGGCGCGGCCGTCGAGGCGATTCAGTCGTTTGTGCAGCCGCACGTCGGACAGGGAAAGTTCCTGGTGACCCTCACTGGTGAACATACAGGGGCGCTTGGGGCGATTCGCGCGCATGCCCGGGCCTATCCCGGCATGTGTGTCCTGCAGATCGATGCCCATGGAGATCTCCGCCAGGCCTATCAGGGGAATCCCTATAGTCACGCCAGCGTCATGGCCCGCGTTGTCCAGGATGGACTGCCGTTGGTGCAGGTCGGGGTGCGCTCGATCAGTTCGGAGGAGATCGACCTGATCGAGAGAACACCCCGGATCAAGACGTTTCTGGCGGCGTCGATCCTTGATCCGTCCGGTCCCTATGAAGGGCGAGCGGCACGCTGGATTCCAGAAGTCGTGGCGGCCTGCAGCGGTCCGGTGTACCTGACCTTCGATTGTGACGGCCTCGATGCGTCGCTCGTGCCGGCACTGGGCACGCCTGAGCCGGGCGGCTTGGGGTGGTACGACACGCTGGCGTTGATCACGGCCCTGGCCAATGGCCCCGGCATCGTGGGTATGGATATCAGCGAAATCGCACCGATCGAAGGATTCGTGGCTCCTCAGTTCTGCATAGCCCGGCTGATCTATCGCATGCTGGGTCGCATTCGAGCCGGTCGGCGCGTGCACTGA
- a CDS encoding pseudouridine synthase: MRINKFFTEQGLCSRREADRLIAEGRVTINGRTAKLGDQVTPSDVVARDGTIVQRGNPFVYLKYHKPVGVTTTTEPQVRRNIIAEIGHALRIFPIGRLDKDSSGLILLTNDGDIVNEILRVEHGHEREYRVEVDRPFDEAFLSGMARGVVILGARTRPCTVTRLSPRRFRIILTEGRNRQIRRMCQAFGYRVVSLHRVRIMHITIDGLQPGQWKDLTETERRDLFAALGRSVESTR; this comes from the coding sequence TTGCGTATCAATAAGTTCTTCACCGAGCAGGGACTCTGTTCCAGGAGAGAAGCCGATCGGTTGATCGCCGAGGGGCGGGTGACCATCAACGGCCGCACGGCCAAGCTGGGCGACCAAGTGACACCTTCGGACGTCGTCGCGCGAGACGGGACGATCGTCCAGCGCGGAAACCCATTCGTCTACCTCAAGTATCACAAACCGGTCGGGGTGACGACGACGACCGAGCCCCAGGTCCGCCGGAACATCATTGCGGAAATCGGCCATGCCCTCCGGATTTTTCCCATCGGGCGGCTCGACAAGGACTCGTCGGGCCTCATTCTGCTGACGAACGACGGCGACATCGTCAATGAGATCCTGCGGGTCGAGCACGGGCATGAACGGGAATACCGGGTTGAGGTGGATCGCCCGTTCGACGAGGCCTTTCTCTCGGGGATGGCACGGGGCGTGGTGATTCTCGGAGCGCGGACGAGACCCTGTACCGTGACGCGACTGAGTCCGCGGCGGTTTCGCATCATCCTTACGGAGGGACGTAATCGGCAGATCAGACGGATGTGTCAAGCCTTTGGGTATCGCGTCGTCTCGCTGCACCGTGTGCGGATCATGCACATCACGATCGACGGTTTGCAGCCCGGTCAATGGAAGGACCTGACGGAGACGGAGCGGAGAGACCTGTTCGCGGCTTTGGGGCGATCGGTGGAGTCGACGAGATGA
- a CDS encoding MCP four helix bundle domain-containing protein has product MSLASRLKLSFPSTNQLIISILIAGLGWISGQALSRIDQDLRIMYTEYTLGAADLAHISADVIRYRNTIIRSLEAADRKTFERITESLPSQRARIQHAVDRYAAAGLRVSRSGRSEEKDILAVRESLDQYFHVASNTVDLLAQEWNAGTSQEAAELRRKAEIHAADNGGPKVMQVSLALDRLLETVAEVAKDMRDEGTKTIRTTSYWVVGGSFFIAFLNLFLSRAGRPQETPMPRSEGHPRAGSSVNLPHEA; this is encoded by the coding sequence GTGTCACTGGCCTCGCGACTGAAGCTGTCCTTCCCCAGCACGAATCAGTTGATCATCAGCATTCTCATCGCCGGATTGGGCTGGATCAGCGGCCAGGCCCTCAGCCGAATCGACCAGGACCTGCGCATCATGTACACGGAGTACACGTTGGGAGCCGCCGACCTCGCGCATATCTCCGCCGACGTCATCCGGTATCGGAATACGATCATCCGGTCGTTGGAGGCAGCGGACCGGAAGACCTTTGAGCGCATCACCGAATCCTTGCCCTCTCAACGGGCGCGCATTCAGCATGCGGTGGATCGGTATGCCGCCGCCGGTCTTCGTGTGTCGCGCAGCGGGCGCAGTGAAGAGAAAGATATTCTGGCCGTGCGCGAGAGCCTCGATCAATACTTTCACGTCGCGAGCAACACCGTCGATCTTCTGGCGCAGGAATGGAATGCCGGAACTTCACAAGAGGCAGCCGAGTTGCGGCGCAAAGCCGAAATCCATGCTGCCGATAACGGCGGACCGAAGGTGATGCAAGTGAGCCTGGCGCTGGATCGGCTGCTTGAAACGGTCGCCGAGGTCGCGAAGGACATGCGCGATGAAGGCACCAAAACCATTCGCACGACCAGCTACTGGGTCGTCGGCGGCAGTTTTTTTATTGCCTTCCTGAATCTCTTCCTGAGCCGTGCGGGCCGGCCGCAGGAAACGCCGATGCCACGATCTGAAGGACATCCGCGCGCCGGTTCTTCCGTGAACCTTCCTCACGAGGCATGA
- a CDS encoding ABC transporter ATP-binding protein produces MKPANSEPSRPTPSVWTILARFHLLIGLESRILAIIASYAVAIGLFALIVPLTVQELVNTFAFAIQPIMIVTLVVVMLGALLLMGAFRVLQSRAVEILVQRIYARLTVAFTEALPRFREDVFLPHLTNTFIEAELLPRALVAMLVDVINVGVSGTIGMTILIMYHPYFLGYNALVISGFTFLLTFFGRGALAITQQVSRLHYRTFRWMQDIGINRLHFKSTESLPLLLNKTDALTQAYVAARKIRSDILSGAQYKSAVVFQAFAHSGMIGLGGWLLSVGDITLGQFVAAEVIVGTLLLNLDTVARRMYAAIYVATSLDELSRLFDLPKEELSGPISAALPDPSLHGVRLTCKEVSFVSPSGTLLVGAFNLEVLPGEKISVLSATSMSKMSLALILSGLSRPTGGAVRYNDVDLRDVPLNYINQCRGLMLDTHPTLFDGTIEENISLQRPSIRFEDLTWAIRFVELEEDIDALPLGLETPVSANGATFTRSQILRILLARTIVTRPKLLIFNGSLHNIEPALRLTLLRRLCSREEPWALVFVSNDPEIAQLVERRVVLD; encoded by the coding sequence GTGAAGCCCGCAAACAGCGAACCATCCCGACCCACACCGTCGGTCTGGACCATTCTGGCTCGATTTCACCTCCTGATCGGGCTCGAGTCCCGTATCCTGGCCATCATCGCCTCCTACGCCGTCGCGATCGGCCTCTTCGCCCTCATCGTTCCCCTGACCGTGCAGGAGTTGGTCAACACGTTCGCCTTCGCCATTCAACCGATCATGATCGTGACCCTCGTGGTGGTGATGCTGGGGGCGCTGCTGCTCATGGGCGCGTTCCGCGTGCTCCAATCCCGCGCGGTGGAAATTCTCGTTCAGCGCATCTATGCGCGCCTGACCGTCGCCTTTACCGAAGCGTTGCCGCGTTTTCGGGAAGATGTCTTTCTCCCGCACTTGACCAACACCTTCATCGAGGCGGAGTTACTCCCGCGCGCCTTGGTCGCCATGCTGGTCGATGTCATCAACGTCGGCGTGTCCGGGACGATCGGCATGACGATCCTGATCATGTACCATCCCTACTTCCTCGGCTATAACGCCCTCGTCATCTCAGGCTTCACCTTTCTGTTGACCTTTTTCGGGCGCGGGGCCCTCGCCATTACCCAGCAGGTCTCCCGGCTGCACTACCGCACTTTTCGTTGGATGCAAGACATCGGCATCAACCGCTTGCACTTCAAATCGACCGAAAGCCTCCCGCTCCTGCTCAACAAGACCGACGCCCTCACCCAAGCCTACGTGGCGGCGCGCAAAATCCGGTCGGATATCCTGAGCGGCGCCCAATATAAGAGCGCCGTCGTCTTCCAAGCCTTTGCCCACAGCGGAATGATTGGCCTCGGGGGATGGCTGCTCTCGGTCGGTGATATCACCCTCGGGCAATTCGTCGCCGCGGAGGTCATCGTCGGCACCCTGCTCCTCAACCTCGATACGGTGGCCCGCCGGATGTATGCGGCCATCTATGTCGCCACCTCGCTCGACGAACTGTCGCGCCTGTTCGACCTGCCAAAGGAAGAGCTTTCCGGCCCCATTTCGGCTGCTCTCCCGGACCCGTCACTCCACGGTGTACGGCTCACGTGCAAGGAGGTCTCATTTGTGAGCCCCAGCGGGACGCTGCTCGTCGGGGCGTTCAATCTGGAGGTCTTGCCGGGCGAGAAAATCAGCGTGTTGTCGGCGACCAGCATGAGCAAAATGTCGCTCGCGTTGATCTTATCAGGCCTGTCCCGTCCGACTGGCGGGGCCGTGCGCTATAACGACGTTGACCTCCGCGACGTGCCGTTGAACTACATCAATCAATGCCGCGGGCTGATGCTGGATACCCATCCGACTCTGTTCGACGGCACGATCGAGGAGAATATTTCGCTACAGCGACCGTCTATCCGGTTCGAAGACCTAACCTGGGCGATCCGCTTCGTCGAACTGGAAGAGGACATCGACGCCTTACCCTTGGGACTGGAAACCCCGGTGTCCGCCAACGGCGCGACGTTCACCCGCAGTCAGATCTTACGGATCCTGCTCGCCCGCACGATCGTGACTCGGCCCAAACTGCTGATCTTCAACGGAAGCCTGCACAACATCGAACCGGCCCTTCGACTGACGCTCTTACGCCGGCTCTGTTCCCGGGAAGAACCCTGGGCTCTGGTCTTCGTTTCCAATGACCCCGAGATCGCCCAGCTGGTCGAGCGGCGGGTTGTGCTCGACTGA
- a CDS encoding ATP-binding cassette domain-containing protein, whose protein sequence is MAQDHSANQGSLFNTIVGHLGLLFHLERRILALIFSYSIVIGLFALIVPLTVQELVNTFAFALQPITIVTLAAVMVAALLFVGAFRALQYYAVEVLERRIFARVAIAMAQQLPHVQYHGFQPRFANLFVETILMQRAISVLLVDLINVIVGGAVGMTILVFYHPYFLLYNAILLMGVNAVFFLMSHGGLKADLNLSHAKYDTLHWFQEIAYNLLHFKATDSQALLIKKTDQLLNTYMGARRTRFSILIRQYLSSLGWQAIAHSGLIATAGWLLAIGQLTLGQFVAAEVVVNGILSSVDGVVKRMGHIFYFLTALTELNHLFSLPKDQDTATLSIPLPDPTVHGIRVTCKDLTFAPTGGPPLFADFNLEVTPGEKIGIYAETTAAKTTLARILAGLESPTSGVIRYNGVDLRHLDLDSVNRFRGFVLDSKLSLFEGTLEDNIVLGREYIPYSDVRWALRFTELEEEVDALPHGLKTHVHMPGTHFAPTHIVRILIARAILGRPQLLIFDGTFHNMHPAIRETILRRLCSKEEPWSLIIVSNDPNLTPHVDRRILLS, encoded by the coding sequence ATGGCCCAAGACCATTCCGCTAATCAAGGTAGCCTGTTCAACACAATCGTCGGGCACCTCGGCCTCCTCTTCCACCTCGAGCGCCGTATCCTGGCGCTGATCTTTTCCTATTCGATCGTCATCGGGCTCTTCGCCCTCATCGTTCCCCTCACCGTTCAGGAACTCGTTAATACCTTCGCCTTTGCGCTACAGCCGATCACCATCGTGACCCTGGCGGCGGTCATGGTGGCGGCTTTGTTGTTCGTCGGCGCTTTCAGAGCCTTGCAATATTACGCGGTGGAGGTGTTGGAACGGCGCATTTTCGCGCGAGTGGCCATTGCGATGGCTCAGCAGCTCCCGCACGTGCAGTACCATGGATTCCAACCTCGCTTTGCGAACCTCTTCGTCGAGACGATCCTGATGCAGCGGGCGATCTCGGTGTTACTGGTCGATTTGATCAACGTGATCGTCGGCGGCGCGGTCGGTATGACCATCTTGGTCTTTTACCACCCCTACTTCCTACTCTATAACGCCATCCTGCTGATGGGCGTCAACGCAGTGTTCTTTTTGATGAGTCACGGTGGCCTGAAGGCCGACCTGAATCTCTCCCATGCGAAGTACGACACGCTGCACTGGTTCCAGGAGATCGCCTACAACCTGCTCCATTTCAAGGCGACGGACAGCCAGGCTTTGCTCATCAAGAAAACAGACCAGCTCCTCAACACCTACATGGGAGCGCGCCGAACCCGATTCAGCATCCTCATTCGACAATACCTCAGCTCGTTGGGCTGGCAGGCGATCGCCCACAGCGGCCTGATCGCCACCGCCGGCTGGCTCCTGGCGATCGGCCAATTGACGCTGGGACAATTCGTCGCGGCGGAGGTGGTGGTCAACGGCATCCTGTCGAGTGTCGACGGTGTCGTCAAACGTATGGGCCATATCTTCTATTTCCTCACCGCGTTGACCGAACTGAATCATCTGTTCTCGTTGCCCAAGGACCAGGACACCGCCACCCTCTCTATCCCACTCCCCGACCCAACCGTGCACGGCATCCGCGTGACGTGCAAGGATCTGACGTTCGCCCCGACCGGCGGTCCGCCCCTGTTCGCCGATTTCAACCTGGAAGTCACGCCCGGCGAAAAGATCGGGATCTACGCAGAAACTACCGCCGCCAAGACTACGCTGGCGCGGATTCTGGCAGGCCTGGAGTCTCCTACCTCCGGAGTGATCCGTTATAACGGAGTCGACCTGCGGCATCTGGATCTGGATTCGGTGAACCGGTTTCGCGGGTTCGTGTTGGACTCCAAACTTTCCCTGTTCGAAGGTACGCTCGAAGACAACATCGTCTTGGGCAGGGAATACATCCCCTATAGTGATGTGCGATGGGCGCTACGCTTCACTGAGCTGGAAGAAGAGGTCGATGCCTTGCCGCACGGGTTAAAAACCCACGTCCACATGCCGGGCACCCACTTCGCGCCCACCCACATCGTGCGCATCCTGATCGCCCGCGCCATTCTGGGCCGTCCGCAACTCTTGATCTTCGACGGCACCTTCCACAACATGCACCCCGCCATCCGCGAGACCATCCTCCGTCGCCTCTGCAGCAAGGAAGAGCCTTGGTCCCTGATCATCGTTTCCAACGATCCCAACCTGACCCCCCACGTGGACCGCCGCATCCTCTTGAGCTGA
- a CDS encoding TolC family protein encodes MKMHVWIGVMAACALTWLPHDTMAAEEAAKSKPLPPIPLSLNEVLAWIDRSHPLLKGAGTEKVSARGKMLKALGAFEPVVVNDTEIERFIEKGTTKTQSVGFNDTLVEARHPWGFRGSAGIRQAIGDAKIPDLSFGNGNQQVILGGFMPLLKGLMINPENAELQRSELADPRAEVKISQTRQDLFLAAATQFWDWVSAAKFIDVQRRALGVAEERLRQVEGRAKAGAVAPLDVVEAGQEVQRRREVAIAAQRVLEQEQYKMSMFLWEQQTPTAPQLERAPDFPPTAASPTAESVRTDKLQAKADRPEIREVDIEAKINNIDLELAKNNLLPSLDLEAAPARAPEKFVLGLGYRFGVELRMPILQRRSRGEVLEAQAQADRLVLVQKYREQQVVVDVDNALSAIERAKERVAAATESLRMAKTLEEGERFRFSMGATSVLFVNLRERNSVDSEMQLVRAKADYQKALALYQWATGTWARSQPSAVPVNYRIGAGLSK; translated from the coding sequence ATGAAAATGCATGTATGGATCGGTGTCATGGCTGCCTGTGCGCTGACGTGGCTGCCCCACGACACTATGGCCGCCGAAGAGGCGGCCAAATCGAAGCCACTTCCGCCCATTCCGCTCTCCCTCAATGAAGTCCTGGCTTGGATCGATCGCTCCCATCCGCTCTTAAAGGGAGCCGGCACCGAAAAGGTCTCGGCACGCGGGAAAATGCTCAAGGCCTTGGGGGCCTTCGAGCCGGTGGTGGTCAACGACACGGAGATCGAACGATTTATTGAAAAGGGCACGACTAAGACACAAAGCGTCGGTTTCAACGACACTCTCGTGGAAGCCCGCCATCCATGGGGCTTTCGTGGAAGCGCGGGCATTCGACAGGCGATCGGTGATGCCAAGATTCCCGACCTCTCGTTCGGAAACGGTAACCAACAGGTCATTCTCGGCGGATTCATGCCGCTTCTCAAAGGGCTCATGATCAACCCCGAAAACGCGGAACTGCAACGTTCGGAATTGGCCGACCCTCGCGCCGAGGTCAAGATTTCCCAGACCCGGCAGGATCTCTTTCTCGCCGCAGCCACACAATTCTGGGATTGGGTCTCGGCGGCAAAATTCATCGACGTACAACGACGGGCTCTGGGCGTCGCGGAAGAGCGGTTGAGACAGGTGGAAGGTCGAGCGAAGGCGGGAGCCGTCGCCCCGCTGGACGTGGTGGAAGCCGGCCAGGAAGTGCAGCGCCGCCGAGAGGTCGCCATTGCGGCGCAACGGGTCCTGGAGCAAGAGCAATACAAGATGTCGATGTTTCTCTGGGAACAGCAGACCCCAACCGCCCCTCAGCTCGAACGGGCTCCGGACTTCCCGCCGACCGCTGCCTCCCCCACGGCGGAGAGCGTGCGGACCGACAAGTTACAGGCGAAGGCCGACCGTCCGGAGATTCGCGAGGTCGACATCGAGGCCAAGATCAACAACATCGACCTGGAGTTGGCCAAAAACAACCTCCTTCCGAGCCTCGACCTGGAAGCCGCTCCGGCGCGAGCGCCGGAAAAGTTCGTCCTCGGCCTGGGGTATCGCTTCGGCGTGGAACTCCGGATGCCGATCCTGCAGCGGAGAAGCCGCGGTGAAGTGCTGGAAGCGCAAGCCCAGGCTGATCGTTTGGTCTTGGTACAGAAATACCGGGAGCAGCAGGTGGTGGTCGACGTGGACAATGCCCTCTCCGCTATTGAGCGAGCGAAGGAACGGGTGGCCGCAGCGACCGAATCCCTACGCATGGCCAAGACGTTGGAGGAGGGTGAACGGTTCCGCTTCAGCATGGGAGCCACGAGCGTCCTCTTCGTCAACCTGCGGGAGCGCAATTCGGTCGATTCGGAGATGCAATTAGTCCGAGCGAAGGCCGACTACCAGAAGGCCTTGGCCCTCTATCAATGGGCGACCGGCACCTGGGCGCGCAGCCAGCCGTCCGCCGTTCCGGTCAACTACCGGATCGGCGCCGGCCTTTCCAAGTAG
- a CDS encoding biotin/lipoyl-binding protein, protein MAVDDLATSTKLQSWEAVQIPERLRFSSRLALLLVALFALIVAFVPWTQTITVTGQLSAYTPFERPQDVESQITGRIKKWHVFEGVRVKAGDVILELDDYDPNFMAPDLLTLLEQRKHALEDTRKAALSRADQLDKRIKEMQNLVKAAVPSAGARVLEAESKVREARQKVEAAKIAVATAELNVERHQQLAVQGLVSQRELELTIQAAIASKADLQGAQANLSAAEQGMRALSFGREQVSAEVLQRLLDAEAARDASIAEAARAADQLADVSLRLSNANQRRIASRILAPIDGTVVKMAQAGAGETVRPGEKLVRISPNSTDRAIEMVADGIDAPLLNVGRKVKILFYGIPAIPLPAWPEIMAGTYNGVIKVIDQVDDGKGNFRFWVVPDLEERPWPPQEHVRQGTKAMGWVILNRVPLWYELWRRFNLFPPDYQERPPSLIDTLLPKAGRGAK, encoded by the coding sequence ATGGCGGTCGATGACCTGGCGACATCGACCAAGCTCCAGTCCTGGGAAGCAGTTCAGATTCCCGAACGACTGCGGTTTTCCTCTCGCCTCGCCCTCCTTCTCGTCGCATTGTTCGCCCTCATCGTCGCCTTCGTGCCCTGGACCCAGACCATTACGGTAACCGGTCAGCTCTCCGCCTATACGCCGTTTGAGCGGCCTCAGGACGTGGAGTCGCAGATCACCGGGCGTATCAAGAAATGGCACGTCTTTGAAGGTGTGCGGGTCAAGGCCGGCGACGTCATCCTGGAACTGGACGACTACGATCCAAACTTCATGGCGCCCGATCTGCTCACCTTGTTGGAACAACGCAAACACGCACTGGAAGACACCCGGAAGGCCGCCTTGAGCCGCGCGGATCAGTTGGATAAGCGCATCAAGGAAATGCAGAACCTCGTCAAGGCCGCGGTTCCGTCCGCCGGGGCACGGGTGTTGGAAGCCGAAAGCAAGGTCCGGGAGGCGCGACAGAAAGTCGAGGCGGCCAAGATCGCTGTGGCCACCGCCGAGCTCAACGTCGAACGCCATCAGCAGCTCGCCGTTCAAGGACTGGTGTCGCAGCGCGAATTGGAATTGACGATCCAAGCCGCCATCGCCAGCAAGGCCGACCTCCAGGGTGCGCAAGCCAACCTCAGCGCAGCCGAACAGGGGATGCGGGCCCTGAGCTTCGGACGGGAGCAAGTCAGCGCCGAAGTACTCCAGCGGCTATTGGATGCCGAGGCGGCGCGTGATGCCTCGATCGCGGAAGCGGCCCGAGCAGCCGATCAATTGGCGGATGTGTCGTTGCGCTTGTCCAATGCCAATCAACGGCGCATCGCCAGCCGTATCCTGGCACCGATCGACGGAACCGTAGTGAAGATGGCTCAGGCCGGAGCCGGCGAAACGGTGCGCCCCGGGGAAAAATTGGTCCGGATCTCGCCCAACAGCACGGACAGGGCCATCGAAATGGTTGCCGACGGCATCGACGCCCCCCTGCTGAACGTGGGACGCAAAGTCAAAATTCTGTTCTATGGGATCCCCGCGATTCCGCTTCCGGCTTGGCCGGAAATCATGGCGGGCACCTATAACGGGGTCATCAAGGTCATCGACCAGGTGGACGACGGCAAAGGGAACTTTCGCTTCTGGGTCGTCCCCGACCTGGAAGAACGTCCATGGCCCCCGCAAGAGCACGTTCGTCAAGGCACCAAAGCCATGGGCTGGGTCATCCTCAACCGCGTCCCCCTCTGGTACGAACTGTGGCGCCGGTTCAACCTGTTTCCGCCCGACTACCAGGAACGCCCTCCGAGCCTGATCGATACGCTCTTGCCAAAAGCCGGGCGAGGCGCCAAGTAG
- the purE gene encoding 5-(carboxyamino)imidazole ribonucleotide mutase, which produces MSRQAAVGRVSVGIVGGSTSDFPILEKAVALLNELGIANELLVVSAHRTPDRLFAYAEQARTRGLQVIIAGAGGAAHLPGMLAAKTSLPIIGVPIPTENLRGLDSLLSIVQMPRGIPVATVAIGGAENAALLAAEILALRSTKIRQRIDRFRAAQAQRVLDSQDDARLAPPFVSPGMPRAGSRP; this is translated from the coding sequence ATGTCGAGACAGGCTGCGGTCGGGCGAGTGTCCGTGGGAATAGTCGGCGGAAGTACGTCCGATTTTCCGATCTTGGAAAAAGCTGTTGCGCTCTTGAACGAGCTCGGCATCGCCAACGAATTGTTGGTGGTCTCGGCGCATCGTACGCCGGATCGCCTCTTTGCCTATGCCGAACAAGCACGGACGCGCGGTCTGCAAGTGATCATCGCCGGGGCCGGAGGGGCGGCGCACCTGCCGGGCATGTTGGCGGCTAAGACCTCGCTTCCCATCATCGGCGTTCCCATTCCCACCGAAAACCTTCGCGGACTGGACTCCTTGCTGTCGATCGTCCAGATGCCTAGAGGCATCCCCGTGGCAACGGTGGCGATCGGTGGTGCGGAGAATGCCGCGCTTCTGGCTGCAGAAATCCTTGCCTTGCGCTCCACGAAGATTCGGCAGCGCATCGATCGGTTTCGGGCCGCTCAGGCGCAGCGGGTGCTCGATTCTCAGGACGATGCGCGGTTGGCTCCCCCGTTTGTCTCCCCAGGCATGCCGAGGGCGGGATCACGCCCGTGA
- a CDS encoding 5-(carboxyamino)imidazole ribonucleotide synthase, with the protein MTVPPIEPGAMLGVLGGGQLGAMFATAAHRMGYGVAVWDPDAHAPAHRLADYSLTKPFADSAARNEFLQQVRAVTYEWENVPSDLCAHLERSVPVRPSSAVLRVIQDRIEQKTFLQTHGLAVPAFRVITTPEEIGRHAVLGYPQVCKTATSGYDGRGQWRINQAGDCDAVQRELAQTQRPGARWVVEEFLAFERELSVLVVRGADAMMRTYPPVENIHEEGILRETIVPAALTLAVSEQATMMARGAVQALDGVGVFCVELFLMEDGRLLINEVAPRPHNSGHYSLDACTVSQFEQQVRALCGLPLGEARLLSPAVMLNLIGDEVRMVTNAMSLGEVLAEPGAVLHLYGKRETRPRRKMGHMTFLAPTVPGAVEAASRFRSRLSGSASPSKT; encoded by the coding sequence GTGACTGTGCCGCCCATCGAGCCCGGAGCGATGCTGGGGGTCTTGGGAGGGGGACAGCTGGGAGCGATGTTCGCAACGGCCGCCCACCGCATGGGGTATGGGGTCGCCGTGTGGGATCCGGATGCCCATGCGCCGGCCCATCGCCTGGCCGACTATTCCCTCACCAAGCCGTTTGCGGACTCCGCGGCGCGAAACGAATTCCTGCAACAGGTCCGTGCCGTCACCTACGAATGGGAAAATGTGCCGAGTGACCTGTGCGCTCACCTGGAGCGCAGCGTGCCGGTTCGGCCTTCGAGTGCCGTCCTTCGCGTGATTCAGGACCGGATCGAGCAGAAGACCTTTCTGCAGACTCATGGATTAGCGGTCCCGGCGTTTCGCGTGATCACGACGCCTGAGGAAATCGGCCGCCACGCGGTGCTCGGCTATCCCCAGGTGTGCAAGACCGCCACTTCCGGTTACGACGGCAGGGGACAGTGGAGAATTAATCAGGCTGGCGATTGTGACGCCGTGCAGCGGGAGTTGGCGCAGACCCAACGGCCTGGGGCGCGTTGGGTCGTGGAAGAATTTCTGGCCTTCGAGCGAGAGCTTTCGGTCTTGGTGGTGCGAGGAGCCGATGCCATGATGCGAACGTACCCACCGGTGGAGAATATTCACGAAGAAGGCATCTTACGCGAGACCATCGTTCCGGCCGCTCTCACGCTTGCGGTCTCGGAACAGGCGACCATGATGGCGCGTGGTGCCGTGCAGGCCTTGGACGGGGTGGGTGTGTTCTGTGTCGAGCTGTTTCTGATGGAGGACGGACGGCTTCTGATCAACGAGGTGGCCCCCAGACCCCACAATTCCGGTCATTACTCCCTGGATGCCTGCACCGTCTCGCAGTTCGAGCAACAAGTCCGAGCCCTCTGTGGGTTGCCCTTGGGAGAGGCACGGTTGCTCAGCCCTGCGGTCATGTTGAACTTGATCGGGGATGAGGTGCGGATGGTGACGAACGCCATGTCACTGGGAGAAGTATTGGCCGAGCCCGGCGCCGTGCTGCACCTCTACGGCAAACGGGAAACTCGGCCTCGACGCAAGATGGGCCACATGACGTTCCTCGCTCCAACGGTGCCCGGCGCCGTCGAGGCCGCCTCGCGATTCCGTTCCCGTCTTTCCGGGTCCGCCTCACCTTCCAAGACATGA